The following proteins are encoded in a genomic region of Anaerolineales bacterium:
- a CDS encoding two-component system response regulator — protein sequence MSKNPKPVVFLMADDDPDDRLLIKEAFEESLIHNKIYFVEDGVELMDYLRWQGEFSDPTSAPVPDLILLDLNMPRKDGREALAEIKSDPRLRYIPVVVLTTSKAEEDIMRSYDIGAASYITKPVTFDGLVEAIRGLGQYWVQIVRLPIKEKA from the coding sequence ATGAGTAAAAACCCGAAACCAGTTGTATTCCTGATGGCGGATGATGACCCGGATGACCGCCTGCTGATCAAGGAAGCTTTCGAAGAGAGCCTGATCCACAACAAAATCTACTTCGTCGAAGATGGGGTCGAGCTGATGGATTACCTGCGCTGGCAGGGAGAATTTTCAGACCCGACCTCGGCCCCCGTCCCTGACCTGATCCTGCTGGACCTTAACATGCCCCGCAAGGACGGCCGGGAAGCCCTGGCGGAGATCAAGAGCGACCCACGTCTGCGTTACATCCCTGTGGTGGTGCTGACCACCTCCAAGGCTGAAGAAGACATCATGCGTAGCTACGACATTGGGGCTGCCAGCTACATCACCAAACCTGTTACGTTCGACGGCCTGGTCGAAGCCATCCGTGGCCTCGGACAGTATTGGGTACAAATCGTCCGCCTGCCCATCAAGGAAAAAGCATAA
- a CDS encoding two-component system response regulator, whose amino-acid sequence MTNQSPVITILTAEDDAEYRLLLQEAFKACLQENPVFFVDDGIDLLQFLHRQGKYANSKNTPRPDLILLDLNMPRKDGRSTLIELKADPELRGIPVVILTVSDAEDDILETYNQGGAGYIIKPQSFEELVEVIKGITQYWFDVVELINGESLINVHHRHHPLPYTPEAI is encoded by the coding sequence ATGACCAACCAGAGCCCAGTCATTACCATCCTCACCGCCGAAGACGATGCGGAATATCGTCTGTTGCTCCAGGAAGCGTTTAAGGCCTGCCTTCAGGAGAATCCAGTTTTCTTCGTGGATGATGGTATTGACCTTTTACAGTTCCTGCACCGCCAGGGCAAGTATGCCAATTCAAAAAATACTCCCCGACCAGACTTGATCCTGCTCGACTTGAACATGCCACGCAAGGATGGCCGGAGCACATTGATTGAGCTTAAAGCTGATCCGGAGCTGCGCGGCATCCCGGTGGTGATACTCACGGTCTCGGACGCTGAAGATGACATCCTGGAAACTTATAATCAAGGTGGGGCGGGTTACATCATCAAACCACAATCTTTCGAGGAGTTGGTTGAGGTGATCAAGGGCATCACACAGTATTGGTTCGATGTCGTCGAGCTGATCAATGGTGAAAGCCTGATCAATGTACATCACCGCCACCATCCGCTGCCTTACACACCTGAGGCGATTTAA